GGGGGCAACATCCAGGCGGAAGGTGCCACTGTCGACGTACCATTTGCCGTCGGCTTCGACCAGCGTGGAGTCAAAGAAGTTCATGGAGGGGCTGCCGATGAAGCCGGCAACGAAGACGTTGTCCGGATGATCGTAAAGCTGCTGGGGCGCATCGATCTGCTGAAGAATGCCATCCTTCAGCACGGCAATGCGGCTCGCCATGGTCATGGCCTCCACCTGGTCATGGGTGACATAGATGAAGGTCGTACCCAGCCGCTGCCATAGCTTGGTAATCTCTGCCCGGGTCTGGACACGCAACTTGGCATCCAGGTTGGACAAGGGCTCGTCGAGGAGGAAGACCGCCGGGTCTCGCACGATGGCTCGGCCCAGTGCCACTCGCTGCCGCTGGCCACCGGATAGTGCCTTGGGTTTTCGATCCAGCAGCGGGCCGATGCCCAGAAGCTCGGCCGTGTCCCTGACGCGGCGGTCGAGCTCTTCCTTCGGGGTTTTGCGCAGCTTGAGTCCGAAGGCCATGTTGTCGTAGACGCTCATGTGGGGATAGAGCGCGTAACTCTGGAACACCATCGCGATGTCCCGATCCTTGGGGGGGACGTCGTTGACTACCCGGTCACCGATCAGGATTGTACCCTCAGTGATCTCCTCCAGACCGGCCAGAAGCCGCAGGCTGGTGGATTTCCCACAGCCGGAGGGACCGACGAAGACCAGAAACTCCTTGTCTTCGACGTGAATGGTCAAATCGTTGACAGCGACGACATCACCCCATCGCTTGTAGACATGTTGATACGTTACACTTGCCATCGAAGTATACTCCTTAAGATTAAGGTACACTCATGAAGCAGGCACGCTCGCGAAGACAGAACTGTTCGGTCAGGCCTCGGGTAATCGAAGGACCTGGGCTATACCGCCAAAACCGCTCTTCTCGATTGTGCGTTTAGGTCAAAAAGTGGTGCGGGAAGACTGGGAGGAGGTTCTATGCGTGGAACTGGAAGAGGATGGTATTG
This region of Chloroflexota bacterium genomic DNA includes:
- the ugpC gene encoding sn-glycerol-3-phosphate ABC transporter ATP-binding protein UgpC, whose protein sequence is MASVTYQHVYKRWGDVVAVNDLTIHVEDKEFLVFVGPSGCGKSTSLRLLAGLEEITEGTILIGDRVVNDVPPKDRDIAMVFQSYALYPHMSVYDNMAFGLKLRKTPKEELDRRVRDTAELLGIGPLLDRKPKALSGGQRQRVALGRAIVRDPAVFLLDEPLSNLDAKLRVQTRAEITKLWQRLGTTFIYVTHDQVEAMTMASRIAVLKDGILQQIDAPQQLYDHPDNVFVAGFIGSPSMNFFDSTLVEADGKWYVDSGTFRLDVAPKHLDLVKKNKGNEVIFGIRPEDIQTREYAPPGITPSFMTATVDVTELMGNEIFAYLLTGNKSFVARLDPRSTAVVGETLDLVVNMDNMHLFDPKTEIRLK